One segment of Cellulomonas fulva DNA contains the following:
- a CDS encoding DNA-3-methyladenine glycosylase has protein sequence MPRTPDAADPRRFVSVPARVWYARDVHAVARDLLGAYVTSRSADGDVTVRVTEVEAYGGADDPGSHAFRGRTARNAVMFAEPGRLYVYRHLGLHHCVNVVTEPTGSPSAVLLRAGEVVEGSDLAWHRRESVGVVDSHRQLARGPARLAVCLGLDLGANGADVTEAGGAVVVHRHEGATISTHASGPRVGVSGAGGDAGRHPWRYWLTDERTVSAYRPAYRSSRGAGHPSGASAGAGYRQPASEDAP, from the coding sequence GTGCCCCGGACACCGGACGCCGCCGACCCGCGGCGCTTCGTGTCGGTGCCGGCGCGCGTCTGGTACGCCCGCGACGTGCACGCCGTCGCGCGTGACCTGCTCGGCGCCTACGTCACCTCCCGGTCCGCCGACGGTGACGTGACCGTCCGCGTCACCGAGGTCGAGGCGTACGGCGGCGCCGACGACCCCGGCTCGCACGCCTTCCGCGGTCGGACGGCGCGCAACGCCGTCATGTTCGCCGAGCCCGGCCGGCTGTACGTCTACCGCCACCTCGGGCTGCACCACTGCGTCAACGTGGTGACCGAGCCGACGGGGTCGCCGTCGGCCGTCCTGCTGCGCGCCGGCGAGGTGGTCGAGGGCAGCGACCTCGCCTGGCACCGCCGGGAGAGCGTGGGCGTCGTGGACTCGCACCGCCAGCTCGCGCGCGGTCCCGCGCGGCTCGCCGTGTGCCTCGGCCTGGATCTCGGCGCCAACGGCGCCGACGTCACGGAGGCCGGGGGCGCGGTCGTCGTGCACCGTCACGAGGGCGCGACGATCTCCACCCACGCGAGCGGGCCCCGGGTGGGCGTGTCCGGTGCGGGCGGCGACGCGGGGCGTCATCCGTGGCGCTACTGGCTGACCGACGAGCGCACCGTGTCGGCGTACCGGCCGGCGTACCGCTCGTCGCGAGGGGCCGGGCACCCGTCCGGAGCCTCCGCGGGTGCGGGCTATCGCCAGCCGGCGTCGGAAGACGCCCCGTGA